The window GCAGTAACTGCTGGAGGGAGGGTGCAGATGGACACCTTAGAGACCGGGAAGTTCTGCAGAGAGGAAGGACACATCCTCCCTGCAGGAATATAGGGGAGAAGTTAAGCTTTGAAACTACAGCAAGCCAAAATGTGGATAGGTAACTTGCACTGCAGCTGGCCAGCAATGGAAACTTTCCTATGTTCCTGCTTGCCGTGCTGGTGGCCACAAGTAGCCAAAGGTTTGACTGGCACAGCCTGTGGTGTGACCTGGCCGGGTTGTGTGTCCCAGGGAACAGCGGGATGGGTGCCTACCACGGCAAGCACAGCTTTGAGACCTTCTCCCACCGCCGCGCCTGCTTGATCAAGGACCTGAAGATGGAGGGCATGAACAAACTCCGGTACCCGCCTGGCAGCCAGAAGAAGCTGGATTGGGCCAAGTTCTTCATTTTGAAGCGGTTTAGCAAGGTCTGAGTTGGACTGTCGTTGAAGTGATTTCTGTGAATTTCATGTTTGTGGCTCATTAGATATGAAAGATACCATGTGTAGGAGATGAAcatttattgcagcttttcaaacaGCAGGGCTATTAATAAGGCACCTTTCTGCCACATCTTTGTAGGCAAAGTTTCTGCTAGTTCAAAATGGGATTGATAATCATCAGTAGTGCCTGACATCTTTCTTGTATTGTACTGGAAAACGTGAATCTGGATGTTTAACTATTCATGTAATACCTAAACAGTCTGGGTAGATTTGTCATTTCACCAACTAAtgaatttcataaaattttCTATATAACATAGAAAGAGAACAAGTGTCTCAATGGGCAATAAACCTTTGGTGTtgagtgggttttttttggcttaTGGTAGTACAGCAGGGCTGCAAGTCAGCATTATTTGTTTAGAAATGCTTGTCACAAGATAAGTTCTCACTCGGCGCCATTCCAGGAGACTCAGCTGGTATTTTGCAACACATAAAGCAACCTCAGCTTGTTTCTGGTCCACAGCTGGCTAAAAGATGCCCCTGCCAAGGCCAAGGGGCCATCTCCCAGGATGGCATCACGGTGCTGCTCTGTCACTCCTGTCAGTACAGAGGAGCCTCAGGTTTCTGTGAGGGCATGGCCCGGTAGCAGTCTTGGGCCCCAGGATGAGATGCAGGCTGCGATGTTTGCCTGCTCTGTGTGCTGCCAAGCACGAGCAGCGCTGCAGTGGAATGGAAATTCTTTGGCTGAAGGGGGAGAATTTTCAAGCAGGAGAGCAGACTGGAAAACGGCCACTGTGGAAAGCACAGGTAAGTAATGGTCTCGGTGTTCCTGCAGACACCCTCTTGTGGGTGTGCTCACTGCACACCGCAATGCTCTACTCCCAGAGTTCACAGACTCTTCCTCTGGCTGCAGTAGCACGAACCCCttgtctaatttttttttggactcTCAGGCAGCACGGCACCTGGACAGAGCTTCAACATAACCTGTGTGCAAGCGCACTAAATAGGATCAAGGAGAGCGTGTTCACAAGGTGTTGCTCCTATGAGAAAAGTTCCCACTTTTCCTCCTTGTGTTGTCTTGAGTGTGAGCCCAGCTCCTTTTCATCTATCACAGTGCAAAGGAGCCACCAAGCCCAGCCTGGTTTTCTTTACATTGTGCCTGCTGCGTGCAAGTACGGGCAGTTGCTTATCACTCTTTTCCACCGCAGGCTGGTTACTGCTGAGGTTTGTGCAATCGCTTGTGAAATGTTCGTGTGCTGGCTGAGCCACAACCCGCAAGTTGTTTGCAAAGCCACCTAGCTGCAGGAAAGGCAGGCTTTGTGTCGGGGGGAGCGGCAGCTCAGGCACAGCATCTTGGGCTTAAGCTTGTGTCCTGCCCTTGGAGAGACACTGATCTGGGAAAACAGCGTGGAGCTGGAGCTGATGTGAGGGGAGCAGGGGTCCGGGGGGGCTGGGCGTAGATGCGGggtgcctgggagctgctgggcagcaaatgctctgctgcagccccatcTTGGGGGCATGAGCAGCTGGCTCCTGGCCCTGCATGGCAGCGAGGTGAGAGTGAGCAGGTGCAGAATTAGCTGGGCATGGTTTTGGCTGAGGAGCTTCACAATAATACATATGGCCTCTGTAGGAGTGTCAGGTATGCTGCCTGAGGAAGTGCGCCATCTGAGATGACAGTGAGTAACACCTCTGCAGTAAGTTCCCAGTAACCCGCTGCAGTTCCTGGGAGTTGCGGGACTGATTTCACGGGAATGAGCCTGACCTTGGGTCAGCGCCCTTCCCTGGATGTGTGACTCGCGTTCACCACATGAGAGCTGCGTCAAGGTTACGCTGCTCGCCGCTCAGCCCCCTGCTCTTGCTTCTTTtgcccccgtgccccccacGTGTGATTTCAGGGCCCGGCTCTTCCTTGGCTGCCAGCGACCGCAGCCTCTGCGTCCCCCCGGAGCAGGGGGAGCTGGAAGGGCCCCACGGCTCAAGGCCGAGATGCCACGGCAGACAGGGGAGAGGCCGCCCCGTGCCACCTCCCCTGCTAGATAAGGGACCCGGCACGGGGGGACTTTGCCCCTGCCCCGGCGCTGCCGACCCACGACCGCGACCCGCGGGAAAAGCCGCGCTGGCCCCGCCCCCTGCAGCCAAAGCCCCGCCCCCATCGCTCTGAGCCCCGCCCCTCGCGCCGCTTCCATTCCGGGGCGGAGCGgccggggagggagggcaggggacagggggacaccGGCACTGCCCGCACGGCCCCGAGCGGGGAGCGGGCATGGAGAGGATGCAGCAGGTCGTGGGGAGGGCCAGGGCGGCCTTCAGCTCGGGACGGTGCCGCTCGCTGGAgttcaggctgcagcagctgaagaaccTGGAGCGGATGGTGcgggagaaggagaaggagatcCTGGCGGCCCTGCAGTCGGATCTGCACAAGGTCTGTGCGCAGGGGCGGTTGGCAGCTGGGGGAAAAGCGGCAGCCCCTGGGCTTTATCTTGATCGTTGAGTGGTGAAAGGGcttgggctgggagggggcttAAAGACCATCCAGCTCCgaccccctgccatgggcagggtgGCACCCACGGGATCAGCATGGCGAGGACCCAGTGAACCTGGCCTTGAACGGCGCTTGTGCAGCTCAGTGAGCTCAGGggccacccatgggtgcccgcTGTCAGCACTCTTTGCAAGCTGCCTGTCGTTGCAGAGCGGGCACAACGCGTACAGCCATGAGATCATGGgagtgctgggggagctggccCTGGTCATGGAGAAGCTGCCATCCTGGGCAGCCCCTCAGCCAGTGAAGAAGAACCTGCTGACGATGCGGGATGAGGCTTACATCTACCCCGAGCCGCTGGGGGTGGTGCTGGTGATCGGCGCCTGGAACTACCCCTTCGTCCTGGTCATGCAGCCACTGATCGGGGCCATTGCAGCAGGTGTGGATCCACGTGTGGCCCAGGTCCCCTGAGGGGTCTGTGTGGGGGCTGTGGGAGGTGAGAGGAGCACAAAGgttgagcagcagcactgggttTGTGTCCTAGGCAATGCGGTGGTGGTGAAGCCGTCGGAGGTCAGTGAGCACACGTCCCAGCTGATTGCTGATATCCTCCCTCAGTACCTGGACCGGGTGAGTGCAGCTTTGCATAAGGTGTGTTGTTCGTCGGTATCTCTTCGCTGCCCCAGTGCAGCTGCCCCAGGCTAGGGGAGAGCCTGGTGGTCACCCATGCTGTAGGCTTCAAAGCATGGAAGCAGCTCCACAGCCGGACTCAGCCCTGGCCTCCAACTTAGTTTTTTCCTAGTTTGTATGGGGCTGTGCAATCAGTGGAGTTTCATGTTGTTAGAAGGAGCCCAGGTTGCAGCCTAGCCCAAAAGCGAGTTTGCCTCATGGAGAGCTGCTCTCTGGATGTACTTGCTTTGAGTCAGGGTTGGTGTGAGTCTGTCTCTtgtccctgcaggagctgtaCCCGGTGGTCACGGGAGGAGTGCCTGAGACAACGGAGCTGCTGACACAGAGATTCGACCACATCCTCTACACCGGGAACACTGCCGTGGGCAAAATCGTGATGGCAGCGGCTGCCAAGCACCTGACGCCCGTCACCCTGGAGCTGGGTGGGAAGAGCCCCTGCTACATCGACAAGGACTGCGACCTGGCTGTTGCCTGCAGGTCAGGCTGTCATGggcctggggaaggggcaggaggacGTGTCTGGGCTTCTGTGGGCTCATAGGTGACGGtggggtggcagcggggggaCTAGAAGGGGCTGAGTCTCCCTGTTGCTGTAGGCGGATAACGTGGGGGAAGTACATGAACTGTGGGCAAACCTGCATTGCCCCGGACTACATCCTGTGCGAGCCGTCCATCCAGAGCCAGGTGGTGGAGAACATTAAGGCGACTCTGCAGGTGAGCGCGGAGGCTCTTGTGCTGTGGCCACTGTCACCTCGGAGGTGTCAGTTTGTGACACGGAGGCCCCGGAGCTGCGTCCGTGGTGCAGGTGAGTGAAGGGCTTTGGTTCTGCTCTGGCCTTTGCCAGGAGTTCTACGGGGAAGATGTGAAGAAGTCTCCGGATTACGAGAGGATCGTCAACAAGCGCCACTTCAGGAGGATCGTGAGCCTGCTGGAAGGCCAGAAGATCGCGCACGGGGGGGAGACGGATGAGGCCTCCTGCTTCATAGGTAGCTGTGGCGCGTGGTGGGCAGAGGCCCTGTGGCGGACCCCATCTGTTGTGCTGCTGACCTCATGTCCTCTGTGCTTTTCTGCTTGCCTCAGCACCCACCATCCTGACGGACGTTTCTGCGGAGTCCAAGGTGATGGAGGAGGAGATCTTTGGGCCGGTGCTTCCGATTGTGTCAGTGAAGGGCGTGGACGAAGCCATTGAGTTCATCAACAGTCGGGAGAAGCCCCTTGCCCTCTATGTCTTCTCCAACGACAAGAAGGTGGGTCAGGGCTCTGTGTGGCTCGATGCTGGGTGCAGCCATCCCAGGCCCGGCTTGGTGCTGGGCCCTGTTGGCTGCTGTGTGTGGGTGGGTTGCAGCTTTTGTGTCCTGTGGGACAGGTGTGTCCGCAGGGAGAGTTGCCAGAGCCCCCAGGGCACATGCTGAAGCACTCAGGACCTACATGGTGTTGTGAAACAGGGGTAGATAAAAGGCTGAATTTCCTGCTTGGAATCTAGGTCACCATGCAGTGATCCTGGGGACTTTGAATGTTTTGCTGTGGAGGAGGGTTCTTGTGTTTCCAGCTTTTCCATTTCAAGTAGTCTTGTGTGGAGAGGGCTTGTCTGAGGTGTCAGCCAGAGAAAGTGAAAGTAAGGGCCTATTGTCGCATGGCTCCCTTCCCAGTGCTGACTGATGTCGTCTGGTCTCTGCTGGGCCTttgtaattttgttgttgttttttcttctgtcaggtAATCAAGAGAGTCATCTCAGAAACCTCCAGTGGGGGCGTTACTGGAAATGATGTCATCATGCATTTCTTCCTCTCAACCTTACCCTTTGGTGGTGTCGGTGAGTTTCTGGGGCTCCTGAAGTGTTGTGACTTGGTGCTTGtgccacagcactgcagtggTTCGTGTGCCCGGTACTCTGAGTCTGTCACATGTGAAGGGCCTCTGTATAGCAGGTctcaataacaacaacaaatcctACAAGTCCCTTAGGAGAGGGGCCATGAGAGGGAAGTATGTTTGGTATGTGTTTTTGGGAGGATTGAAGCATTTAGTGCagattcatttaatttctttctattaGTTTTCCAGGAAGCTAGTTGAGCTTTCTAGAAAAGGGTTTGGATGTCACGATGCTCACAAACTGGTGGCGAGGCAGCAGCGTTCTTCTGCTGTGACCATCAAATGCTGTGTGGGGACTGAGAAGCAGAAGTGTACTCTGCCAGGGAGCTCAGGAGAAACCCTTTTCATACAGCATGGGTCGGGTCTCGGAGGCATGTGTGGCGTTTTGAGGGAGGGATCAAGATCCAGGGGAGTGCTGGGCATGGCTCAGACGCATAGGGAACAGCACCTACAGGGACACGCTGAAATCCTGGAGTCTGTGCGGTCAAAGGAGGGTGGGGAAGATGAGAAATGGAGTGCAGATGGACATCTTAGAGACTGAGAGGTTCTGTGGAGAGGAAGGACACAGCCCCCCAGCAGGAATATAGGGAAAAAGTTATGCTTTAGACCTGCAGCAAGCCAAACTGCGGGTAGATAACTTGCACTGCAGCTGGCCAGCAATGGAAACTTTCCTGTGTTCCTGCTTGCCATGCTGGTGGCCACAAGTAGCCAAAGGCTTGGCCTGCCAAGCCTGTGGTGTGACCTGGCCGGGTTGTGTGTCCCAGGGAACAGCGGGATGGGCGCCTACCACGGCAAGCACAGCTTTGAGACCTTCTCCCACCGCCGCGCCTGCTTGATCAAGGACCTGAAGATGGAGGGCACAAACAAACTCCGGTACCCGCCTGGCAGCCAGAAGAAGCTGGATTGGGCCAAGTTCTTCGTTTTGAAGCGGTTTAACAAGGTCCGCTTGGGACTGATCTTCTTGGCCCTGCTGGGGGTTGTGGCAGCAGTGATGATAAAGGTGAGCTTTGGCTCTTTGCTCTCTACCCGAGTGCATGTGCAATTCATCTTATCTGCTGCCAGTTTTGCAATTGCAGTCCTTTCTTAGAGCCTggcctgtttgttttttttttgtcctgacaCGATATCTGGCCTATCTGAAATTACTAAACTCTGTTTTCACTCTTGCATATGATATCTAGAATAGGAATGTCCTTAGAGGAATTTCCTAGGTTTCTGTACTATTTCTTGCTCTGCCCTGGGTGGTGACACCTCTGAGAAACTCCCTGCAGAGGTACACAGAGTTTGGTGTATTTTGGGCAGGTCTCTTAGGTTTGATTTCATTAGGTGTGACTTCAGCAGGGCAGTGCATAGGTGGGGCTGTGATATGAAGCTGGGGTCTGTGACAAGCTCTTGTTCATTGCCTGGTTGCAGCCCCTTTCTGACCTCAGCTCAGTTATTTATCTTTCCTCCCCTGTTTCCAGTTGGGTAATGAGGAAGGATTGGATGTCCTCACGTCTGTGCAGGAAGCAGAAGCCTGCTAGCAGCGGCTGGAGGACTCAGGATGCCTCCTGAGGTGGAGCAATAAGATCTGAAACTCCAAGCTTGCCTCACGTTGGTTCTCTGTGGCTGCAGACCAGGCGCTATGCATGCCTGTGTGGCTGCTCCTTGCAGAGCTCAGCTGAGCATCCTTCctggccctgccctggggaTTTAGTAGCCTTAAGGGAGCAGCCATTGCTCAAAAAGGAGATGGCAGTTTGTTGTTCCGTGTTGTTACTGCTGTGAGGGGAGGTGCAGGAGCCCAACCAGCAGGAGGAAAtcacttttctccacatttgAGTGCAGGAGGAAGTGCAAGAGCCAACAACTGGCTCAGGCCTTGCAGTAACAGCCAGGGAAGCAAGCCCTGCCTAGGCGAATGACTTCTCAGTGAAGAGGGGGAACTCACAGCATCTTGAAATCATTTGGGTTTTCTCAGAGTCACCAGTCTGTGCTGAAGAGAAAAGCTCTCTTGATTGTGCTGGCTGTTCAGAGGCTGGGCTGGCTCAGTGGGTGATAAGGAGCAGCAGgtttcagagctctgctgttgctgttacagTGAGGTaggcatctttttcttttcctgtgtgcaGACCTGGTTTGAAATTGGGCGAAGCTTTGTTAGAGTAGTGAATGTGGGGCTTGGAGAGGTTCCCCCTGGCACCAGAGAGCAATGCTTTCCCTGGCAGCAGTCAGAGCTCGTTCGTTGTCCAAGATAACCAGCAGTGTGTGCATGCCGTGGGGATAGGAGGCGAGTGAGCTGGTGCCAGTGACACCCTGgggaagcagaagggaaggaaggggcttTGCTTCATGCTGTTCTAAAAAGACAAATGGTTTTGTTTCAACAACTTCATCACAGGACGGTGGTGTTTTTTGCTTTCACAGATGGCTTACTAGTGAAGAGAGGAGAAGACACCGTAACCCATGTGCAAGATATTCTGAGTGCTCACTTTGTGTCTGTttctttaagtctttttttttttttttttttttttttttttcctttttgagctGGATTATTTCAGTGAGCTGTTGAGCACAAAGAGTAGCCCTGGGAAGGCACTAAACAGAGAGAAGCCTTGGACTCATGTTTACTAAAAGGCCGTAATGAAAGAAAGGGACCTTTGGGTACAAGCTCTCaaaaggagaacagaagagCAAGAAACACCAGTACCTACCACCAGCCCGTGCCGTGCAGAGCACAGCTTCCAGGAACACACACCCTGTGTCTTACACCAAACTGCTTCACTTCCTTCAGTGACAAACAGGAGCTCATGTTTCAGCTGTCGCTGGGCTGACGTTTTCCCTGCAGTTTTTGGGATGGTTGCTCTTCTGTCGTGCTCCAAACAGCCACCCTCTTGGTGACAAGTCTgaggctgtgctcctgctgtgctggctgatGATTTGTGCCCATAGTGAAGGTTATGAACAAACCAAGCTTGCCTTCTAATTGAGGTGAAATATTCCCAGGTCCCTATGAGCAAGAATCATCCGTAGCTGGTCAGGTAATGCAGGCTGCCACCCTTTTTGGGGCTCTGGTTTTCACCACGTGCCTCTTAACAATTATTTGACAATTAGAAGATAACAAAGAAGGTATATGCACTGCTCATATTTTACTAATAAGAATGTCTTAGGCtcgtacaaaaaaaaaaaaaacaagaaacaaacaaacttcgTGGCCTGTAGAGAGAAGTGGTAATCATGAAAAACCTGTTCCTGGTTGGAGTCCTTGAAGGGGAAACAATTACAGGAAGTGCGTGTACTCCTTTGTGTTTGAACTTCTGGGTCTGCTATAATCTTGCACTGGGTTATAACAGAGGACCTGTTCTAGCTTGGGGAGACAATACTGGAGAAATTTAAGATGAAAGGACTTAGTAAatgttgtttaaataaaatttaaagtgatgaaaggaagaggaagtaATTCTTAGAAAATTGTATTCACTGTGCAGGAGGTGGGATTTCTTCATGTCTGGTGAAAATCCATAcaataactatttttaattatatattttgcaAGTACAAAATAAACGCTAAGAACTTAAATAATGAAGCAAGTGTGTTAAGTCGCTGCAGTCTCCTGTGGAATCCTGCCTGTCCTCTGCCACTCCTGGCGCTGGCCAAACATCGCAGACGTGTTGCAAGGTGTCAAGCTGATTAACAGACGTGCCCTAGGACAGAAACACAGATCCTCAGCGCGGTGGTCTCCCTGCTCTTGGGGAACGATCAGTATGACTGGCTGGACCATTTCTGCTCCTGCCCCGTGGAAATCCATCCATCCTGTGTCTCCCACCCACAGGTGCCAGTTTGGGATTTGCTTTCACCTGGACGATAGCGCAGGCTCTGTGTTGTTGACTCCcgacagctgcagcagcacacaaaaACATCCCCTGGCTTCATGCTCTGAATCAGAGCAAAGCCACGTGGTCTTGCAAACAGGCACAGGCCTCTGAGTCACTGCCCCAGCTGAAACGCTGCCATCGCAGCACCGCCAGTCCTCCTGGGACGAGCACGGCTGCTTGCGTGCCTCCTGATGGCAAACAACACGCAGCAGTGCGGCTGCGCCCTGCACTGGAGAGGCCATCGAGggtccctgctgcctgtcccagtgcttcAGTGAACCCAAGTGACAAAAAGGAGCAGTGCTGCCTCCCGTGCAGAGCAACAAGCTGCGATTCAAGGCTTGTGTATTCGCAGCACGAGGATATATCTGGGTAAAGGGTGCCTTGTTATCTAAGCCCTGGGCCAGAGCCAGATATCCTGTCGTGGGAGGAGAGCACTCCAGCTGTGTCAGGGGAAGGGCTTGTCCCTGTTCGTGCTTGCACTGGGAGACCAGCTGGGAGAGAAGCTGCTCTGAAGGtaactttcatttttcccttccttttttttaatgagtcaTCTTCTTTCTTGGTTGGCCTCAGGTTGGTGTTGTGCAACGGTGGCAGAGAATGGGGAAGGGCAGATTGTAGTGGGTGCAAGGGAACCTTAGAACTTCATTTCATGAGGCAGGGATTGTGAGCAAACTTCTTGTCACAAGTAAAGCCGAAACGCTGCCCTGGGATGCAGGATGAAGCCTCCACGATGTTTCCTAATGGTGGTGTCATGCAAGGGCCTCGCAGTTGTGCCATAGTGGGCTGGTTGCTGGTTCGCAGCTcagtctgcagctgctgccacgCAGGACACAGTGATCTCCATGTTACGGCTCCTTGGAGCACACCTGTGAGCAGAGGAGGGGGCAGCAGGTGATTTAGGCCAGgaggaagcagctgcagggagatTCATCAGCTGTCCTTGGAAGCTGCTGTGAGAGGAGCCCTCAGAGTGAGGAGGAGGGTGGGCTGCTCCGTGTGGCTGCCTTGGGAGCAGGGGGACACCCAACAAGGTGAGCACatcccagcctggctctgggtGCAACATTTCTCAGTGGTGGCCCGGTGTTGAGCGTTCCCAGCACTGGAgaagctgcctctgcctcccGGCAGCTTGTGCAGTCTGCCCAGAGCCCTGCGGTGTGATGAGTTTATTGCTCTCCTCACAGCGCCCAGCGGGCATGGAGAGGATGCAGCAGGTCGTGGGGAGGGCCAGGGCGGCCTTCAGCTCGGGACGGTGCCGCTCGCTGGAgttcaggctgcagcagctgaagaaccTGGAGCGGATGgtgcaggagaaggagaaggagatcCTGGCGGCCCTGCAGTCGGATCTGCACAAGGTCTGTGCGCAGGGGCGGTTGGCAGCTGGCGGAAAAGCAGCAACCCATGGGGCTGCCTTTGCCCTGCTGGGTTTCTCCTGATGTCCCACATGGTCCTGGATGAGCTTGGTGGCCTCTCCTGGCTGCTATGGTGGGTGCAGGAGGTGGGTGCCCGTTGTCAGCACTCTTTACAAGCTGCCTGTCGTTGCAGAGCGGGCACAACGCGTACAGCCACGAGATCCTGGGCGTGCTGGTGGAGCTGGCCCTGGTCATGGAGAAGCTGCCATCCTGGGCAGCCCCTCAGCCGGTGAAGAAGAATCTGCTGACGATGCGGGACGAGGCGTACATCTACCCCGAGCCGCTGGGGGTGGTGCTGGTGATTGGGGCCTGGAACTACCCCTTCACCCTGATTGTGCAGCCACTGATTGGGGCCATCGCAGCAGGTGGGGACCTCCATGGTGCCCAGGTCCCCTGAGGGGTCTGTGTGGGGGCTGTGGGAGGTGAGAGGAGCACGAGGGTTGAGTGGCTGCACTGGGTTTGTGTCCTAGGCAATGCGGTGGTGGTGAAGCCGTCGGAGGTCAGTGAGCACACGTCCCAGCTGATTGCTGATATCCTCCCTCAGTACCTGGACCAGGTGAGTGTGGCTCTGTGCCTGATGTTGGGACTGTCCTGAGGAAACACCTGCCTTGCTTTCAAAGGGCCCAGCATGTTAAAGGTGAATCAGTTGCCTGCTATCTCCCAAAGGGTATTAAGTGAAAGATATGGGAAGGGTTGAATTAGTCCTAGAGTACAGAGACACACTGATATGTTCTTCCTGCTTTCATGTAGCCTATTGGGCCTACATAGCCTCCCTGTCTTTTTGATGTTCATCACAGCATAAAGGCTTGTGCAGGTATTTCTCACTGCAATACCTGCTGTATGGGGTGCTGGTCTGTAGGTAAGCACAATTTTGTGCCAGATGCTGGCTGTGCCTGGCTCTTCCTGAGCCAGTTTGGGGCTGACTTGCTTGGTGGCTGTCAAACTTCACTTTTCACATCCTGCCGTGCTTACAGCATGGGGCTTTGTTAATTCTCCAATTGTCTGACATCAGTTGCGCTGTTCCAGTGAGGCTGTTCCACTTGCAGCACAGCTTTGCTGTGCAGTTTACTCTCAGGAGCTAACACGTTCTCTACATGGGGAAAGAGAGCTGAGTAAGAGAAGAGCCTGGTGGTCACCTGTGTAGGCTTCAAAGCGTGGAAGCAGCTCCACAGCCTGACTCAGCCCTGGCCTCcaactctttttcttcctaatttgcATGGGGCAGTACAATCAGTGGAGTTACATGTCATGGGCAGTGTAGCCCACAAGCAGGTCTGGCTCATGGAGAGCTGCTCTCTGGATGTACTTGCTTTGAGTCAGGGTTGGTGTGAGTCTGTCTCTtgtccctgcaggagctgtaCCCGGTGGTCACAGGAGGAGTGCCTGAGACAACGGAGCTGCTGACACAGAGATTCGACCACATCCTGTACACTGGGAACACTGCCGTGGGCAAAATCGTGATGGCAGCGGCTGCCAAGCACCTGACGCCCGTCACCCTGGAGCTGGGTGGGAAGAGCCCCTGCTACATCGACAAGGA is drawn from Aythya fuligula isolate bAytFul2 chromosome 20, bAytFul2.pri, whole genome shotgun sequence and contains these coding sequences:
- the LOC116497198 gene encoding aldehyde dehydrogenase family 3 member A2-like, giving the protein MERMQQVVGRARAAFSSGRCRSLEFRLQQLKNLERMVREKEKEILAALQSDLHKSGHNAYSHEIMGVLGELALVMEKLPSWAAPQPVKKNLLTMRDEAYIYPEPLGVVLVIGAWNYPFVLVMQPLIGAIAAGNAVVVKPSEVSEHTSQLIADILPQYLDRELYPVVTGGVPETTELLTQRFDHILYTGNTAVGKIVMAAAAKHLTPVTLELGGKSPCYIDKDCDLAVACRRITWGKYMNCGQTCIAPDYILCEPSIQSQVVENIKATLQEFYGEDVKKSPDYERIVNKRHFRRIVSLLEGQKIAHGGETDEASCFIAPTILTDVSAESKVMEEEIFGPVLPIVSVKGVDEAIEFINSREKPLALYVFSNDKKVIKRVISETSSGGVTGNDVIMHFFLSTLPFGGVGNSGMGAYHGKHSFETFSHRRACLIKDLKMEGTNKLRYPPGSQKKLDWAKFFVLKRFNKVRLGLIFLALLGVVAAVMIKMAY